In the Harmonia axyridis chromosome 3, icHarAxyr1.1, whole genome shotgun sequence genome, one interval contains:
- the LOC123676463 gene encoding uncharacterized protein LOC123676463 → MGSEIEIPETPNWLKELEAKRERRLKTKLGHELGAGAPCLTCEDKCPGLDLHFWRKICKNCKCSKENHEVQDDDIYGWAQDELLGTKVNRLKRKIVLPGRKDKEVELEWAPNGQKETIDKYLKTLPPELLPIKGSQAAQDRKQMLKKQIPIHDIDPSLCHDLTDEELKKMQEYVAHIKQSSVGVGHLIQISFNKGQTHVMDKNDAMFLINNVPKGIVSSENVILHGGDNSVPLDNLGNNHGTLDLRENPGLVAYQANFAQPVENEERNPIFPSFKHKQNTINDVIQRNNEKNLKKNVLDPVGNRVVTEDIQVPQETCLRDLSYSYEDYPPTNTNTVCSSSEKIDERLIGTSSIKNLVPSAFVPTQHSDNRYDDNDPKKELDRGSVRELPYPSQFINNALKYQKHLPYYNPGNIHTVEEHQNPAYFQPIKDLAYSTNQNNPFDPTDNALYSPQGSYYPNSKENQLTKSAFFPCSPFRTIENISESPVNSTIHNSVHDQLHQPKPQVEFSKNNYMSSSPQTVEPNSLGYSQERLQNLAISNQKVPHFSPTKTVLYENSQMPTQIRNLKDLAYSTYDSPPNDASDENFHNLSVRDRLNKLKQKELSVLGPKNSPVSDQTLSPSKFAVKDKVMHLTPSFSNPPNSENQGYSTLNSPSKVSSFKSPHPQKITSCEFDTESSKLSGNPHSPNKGGFGALSSKNNSVNTPHKDLLSPVPLKPTNFSEQKYYDGVPAFNPGNQNILEDDLQPKYIPIGAIRDIEYENPEIRTALSKDNNLFEGSTPNKFEPNLNLVNLPCCHYCNEIFKQEELAITIPERSDAIYHTGCFKCHGCNQILADMFYFYDKGTDNIYCGRDYAKIRGIPRCMACDELIFVKEYCLAENSTFHVKHFCCFECDKPLADQNYVMENNQPVCIPCYELTKANKCYACKEVIHPDQQGLQLKDGVHFHATDDCFACKMCKKSLFGAKLLFRNDCLYCSHDCYNSDS, encoded by the exons ATGGGTAGTGAAATAGAAATTCCTGAGACACCTAATTGGTTGAAAGAACTAGAAGCGAAAAGGGAGAGAAGACTAAAGACAAAGTTGGGTCATGAATTAGGAGCAGGAGCCCCTTGTCTCACCTGTGAAGATAAGTGTCCAG GACTGGATTTACATTTCTGGAGAAAAATTTGTAAGAATTGTAAATGTTCTAAAGAGAATCATGAAGTCCAAGACGATGATATCTATGGATGGGCTCAAGATGAACTTCTTGGAACCAAAGTCAACAGATTGAAAAGGAAAATCG TATTGCCTGGTAGGAAAGACAAAGAAGTGGAACTAGAATGGGCACCAAATGGTCAGAAAGAAACCATCGACAAATACCTGAAGACTCTACCACCAGAACTTTTACCTATCAAAGGATCACAGGCAGCTCAGGACAGAAAACAGATGCTGAAAAAACAAATACCTATTCATGATATAGATCCCTCCTTATGTCACGATTTAACAGATGAAGAACTGAAGAAAATGCAGGAATATGTTGCTCACATCAAGCAAAGTAGTGTTGGTGTAGGCCACTTGATACAAATTAGCTTTAATAAGGGCCAAACTCACGTCATGGACAAGAATGATGCTATGTTTCTCATTAATAATGTGCCTAAAGGTATTGTAAGCTCGGAAAATGTCATACTCCATGGAGGGGATAATTCAGTTCCTTTGGACAATCTTGGCAATAACCATGGTACTTTAGATTTAAGAGAAAATCCAGGCCTTGTTGCCTATCAGGCTAACTTTGCTCAACCAGTAGAGAATGAGGAAAGGAATCCTATATTCCCAAGCTTCAAACATAAGCAGAATACAATTAACGATGtgattcaaagaaataatgagaaaaatCTGAAGAAGAATGTTTTAGACCCTGTAGGTAACAGAGTGGTTACAGAAGATATTCAAGTACCTCAGGAAACATGCCTCAGGGATCTAAGTTACTCTTATGAAGATTATCCACCTACAAATACTAATACGGTTTGTTCAAGttcagaaaaaattgatgagCGTTTGATTGGAACATCCAGTATAAAAAACTTGGTGCCTTCTGCATTTGTGCCGACCCAGCATTCAGATAATCGCTACGATGATAATGATCCGAAAAAAGAACTAGATCGGGGTTCAGTTAGAGAATTGCCATATCCTAGTCAGTTTATAAACAATGCACTCAAATATCAGAAGCATTTACCTTACTATAATCCTGGAAATATTCATACTGTTGAAGAACACCAAAATCCCGCATACTTCCAACCAATAAAGGACTTGGCATATagtacaaatcaaaataatccTTTTGATCCCACAGACAATGCATTATACTCACCTCAGGGTTCCTACTAcccaaattcaaaagaaaatcaaTTAACAAAGAGTGCTTTTTTTCCATGTAGTCCATTTAggacaatagagaatatctctGAGAGTCCTGTGAATTCTACAATTCACAACTCGGTTCATGACCAACTCCACCAACCTAAACCACAAGTGGAATTTTCTAAGAATAATTATATGTCAAGCAGTCCTCAAACTGTAGAACCTAATTCACTTGGTTATAGTCAAGAGAGACTACAAAATCTGGCAATATCTAATCAAAAAGTACCTCATTTTAGTCCTACTAAGACTGTTCTTTATGAAAATTCTCAAATGCCTACTCAAATAAGAAATTTGAAGGATTTGGCTTATTCTACATACGATTCACCCCCAAATGATGCTTCAGATGAAAACTTTCATAATCTAAGTGTAAGAGACAGGTTGAATAAACTGAAACAGAAGGAGTTGTCTGTCTTGGGACCTAAAAATTCTCCTGTTTCTGACCAGACCTTGTCTCCAAGCAAATTTGCAGTCAAAGACAAAGTGATGCATTTAACTCCATCCTTCTCCAATCCCCCAAATTCAGAAAATCAGGGATATAGTACTCTAAACTCTCCTTCAAAAGTGTCTAGTTTCAAGTCTCCTCACCCTCAAAAAATTACTTCGTGTGAATTTGATACTGAAAGTTCAAAATTGAGTGGAAATCCACACTCACCGAATAAAGGTGGATTTGGAGCTTTATCTTCTAAGAATAATTCTGTAAACACCCCACACAAAGATCTACTTTCACCAGTTCCTTTGAAGCCAACTAATTTTTCTGAACAGAAATACTATGATGGTGTCCCAGCTTTTAATCCTGGAAATCAGAACATCTTAGAAGATGATCTTCAGCCAAAATATATCCCAATTGGTGCTATCAGAGATATTGAATATGAAAACCCTGAGATTCGCACTGCTCTCTCTAAAGACAACAATTTGTTTGAAGGCTCCACTCCCAATAAGTTTGAACCTAATCTCAATTTGGTAAACTTGCCTTGTTGCCATTATTGCAATGAGATTTTTAAGCAGGAAGAACTGGCAATAACCATACCTGAACGATCTGATGCTATTTACCATACTGGTTGTTTCAAATGTCATGGTTGTAATCAGATTTTGGCAGACATGTTCTATTTTTATGATAAAGGGACTGATAATATATACTGTGGCCGGGATTATGCCAAGATAAGAGGAATTCCTCGTTGCATGGCATGTGATGAATTGATATTCGTTAAGGAGTATTGTTTGGCAGAAAACTCTACTTTCCATGTTAAgcatttttgttgttttgaatGTGACAAGCCTTTAGCAGATCAGAATTATGTCATGGAGAACAATCAACCCGTCTGTATACCTTGTTATGAGTTAACAAAAGCTAATAAATGTTATGCTTGTAAAGAAGTCATTCATCCTGATCAACAGGGGCTTCAACTGAAGGATGGCGTTCATTTTCATGCGACAGATGACTGTTTCGCTTGTAAGATGTGTAAGAAGTCTTTGTTTGGGGCTAAATTGTTGTTTAGGAATGATTGTTTGTATTGTTCCCACGACTGTTATAATTCTGattcttga
- the LOC123676467 gene encoding UPF0669 protein C6orf120 homolog isoform X1, with amino-acid sequence MHIIQLSLYVTFGFLIWISSTRTKSNTDRNTQLLMYKDGVVAREKFVYFSVEEEGDLVLSLHSFDGDADIYIAEHPKVPTYEPDTYDLHAATCGEDVIEIPKSFKRPIIIGIYGNSIYETTNFKLRVERIDNDKFEKTSSSDFVHPRSTQDEPQKNKPDGSTANKPKIKVNNKVDLKSLFFSILEVLASAL; translated from the exons ATGCATATAATACAACTTTCTTTGTACGTTACATTTGGTTTTTTAATTTGG ATTTCTTCGACCAGGACTAAATCTAATACTGACAGAAATACCCAACTGCTAATGTACAAAGATGGTGTAGTTGCTAGAGAAAAGTTTGTATATTTTAGCGTTGAAGAGGAAGGTGATCTTGTACTCTCTTTGCATTCATT TGATGGTGACGCTGATATATACATTGCTGAACATCCAAAAGTGCCTACTTATGAACCTGATACCTATGATTTACATGCTGCTACCTGTGGAGAAGATGTTATTGAGATTCCAAAGAG cTTTAAACGACCTATAATAATTGGAATTTATGGCAATTCAATCTATGAAACAACCAATTTCAAACTTAGAGTAGAAAGAATTGATAATGACAAATTCGAAAAAACCAGTTCCTCAGATTTTGTTCATCCACGCTCCACTCAGGATGAGCCACAAAAGAACAAACCTGATGGTTCCACAGCAAATAAGCCAAAGATTAAAGTCAACAATAAAGTAGACCTTAAATCTCTATTTTTCAGTATTCTGGAAGTTCTAGCCTCAGCATTATGA
- the LOC123676467 gene encoding UPF0669 protein v1g209471-like isoform X2, with the protein MHIIQLSLYVTFGFLIWISSTRTKSNTDRNTQLLMYKDGVVAREKFVYFSVEEEGDLVLSLHSFDGDADIYIAEHPKVPTYEPDTYDLHAATCGEDVIEIPKSDISRIGLFSTTNSALHILEVLASAL; encoded by the exons ATGCATATAATACAACTTTCTTTGTACGTTACATTTGGTTTTTTAATTTGG ATTTCTTCGACCAGGACTAAATCTAATACTGACAGAAATACCCAACTGCTAATGTACAAAGATGGTGTAGTTGCTAGAGAAAAGTTTGTATATTTTAGCGTTGAAGAGGAAGGTGATCTTGTACTCTCTTTGCATTCATT TGATGGTGACGCTGATATATACATTGCTGAACATCCAAAAGTGCCTACTTATGAACCTGATACCTATGATTTACATGCTGCTACCTGTGGAGAAGATGTTATTGAGATTCCAAAGAG tgacatttcaagaattggaTTATTTTCTACAACAAACTCAGCATTACA TATTCTGGAAGTTCTAGCCTCAGCATTATGA
- the LOC123676467 gene encoding UPF0669 protein v1g209471-like isoform X3, protein MHIIQLSLYVTFGFLIWISSTRTKSNTDRNTQLLMYKDGVVAREKFVYFSVEEEGDLVLSLHSFDGDADIYIAEHPKVPTYEPDTYDLHAATCGEDVIEIPKSILEVLASAL, encoded by the exons ATGCATATAATACAACTTTCTTTGTACGTTACATTTGGTTTTTTAATTTGG ATTTCTTCGACCAGGACTAAATCTAATACTGACAGAAATACCCAACTGCTAATGTACAAAGATGGTGTAGTTGCTAGAGAAAAGTTTGTATATTTTAGCGTTGAAGAGGAAGGTGATCTTGTACTCTCTTTGCATTCATT TGATGGTGACGCTGATATATACATTGCTGAACATCCAAAAGTGCCTACTTATGAACCTGATACCTATGATTTACATGCTGCTACCTGTGGAGAAGATGTTATTGAGATTCCAAAGAG TATTCTGGAAGTTCTAGCCTCAGCATTATGA
- the LOC123676464 gene encoding uncharacterized protein LOC123676464 isoform X2, with product MGDSMEIDEIELDDNGFENDTVPVGDDKTIKRRSQIWKYFTPLSPVRAKCNLCRIIFSYKTSISNLKIHLQRKHQHIAVPGIKYKFIKPKLEPSQVIPRKIPRESNSNFTNKKWDILNVKVREENSQQEEENLHVEVLTPAPVKKESVQRDSFLFGASDFATIADKSWYVDKTLFIKATLRECDRVLITTPRRCGKSTNIFTLKKFVEIEVNKNGDPINLQVENGTRFLSEQQMSRNFSLFTDKKIFTIGKEKRKIFHKTFFSKHFGKYPVIHINFRNIVGDTYEEVLGSLRTSIYTTFMEHKYLISSRLWDCYYSKATFEKYIDFEQYDKVPEEKLKNSLRYLTELLCVHFNTGSKVYVLIDDLDEPITNIIYNSNFNDYDFKRIVLFIKTLLSNLMKDNPYVERVLAMGTHHYSYMLISESNTIHKPYLHSDSLCSYFGFTTTEVERLLGDFDLSDTFNEVKVWYNSYGMNLTDGDIVEMYNNWSVLQYLYEKDLKKYISLGNFNRIKTVLTRKAYADKIEVLMSRKMITIKYKDRLNFEDVLTLKRIFNEPNFELKEEDMDLFFQFLYEAGFLNMLSRTEESIELGIPNIEIYSDYCKAFFSFNFFKRYYNVTDGALDAFVESIKALSNIRNQESFLQLANSTKNLFQNTKVLPQNDFELQALIHHFLKKYFRNLKGEALTMPKRYLKCDIGLPVDHKLGIIIEVTTYDRSTSLDALNQITSNKFNEILNFDGLNDEVYMGLHLGEDRKITISYLVNTVDLTLADTVCSS from the exons ATGGGTGATTCTATGGAAATAGATGAAATAGAGTTGGATGATAATGGTTTTGAGAATGACACAGTTCCTGTAGGAGACGACAAAACAATTAAACGACGTTCacaaatatggaaatattttacTCCTTTAAGTCCAGTAAGAGCAAAATGCAATCTTTGCCGGATTATATTTTCCTACAAAACATCGATtagtaatttgaaaattcatctcCAAAGAAAACATCAACATATAGCTGTTCCCGGCATTAAGTATAAATTTATAAAACCAAAACTAGAACCATCTCAAGTTATACCGAGAAAAATACCTAGAGAGTCAAATTCAAACTTCACCAACAAAAAGTGGGACATTTTAAACGTTAAAGTGAGAGAGGAAAACTCACAACAAGAAGAGGAGAATCTTCATGTGGAGGTTCTAACACCAGCTCCCGTGAAAAAg GAATCAGTTCAGAGAGACAGTTTCCTATTTGGAGCCTCAGATTTTGCAACCATTGCTGATAAATCTTGGTATGTAGACAAGACCTTATTCATTAAAGCAACACTGAGAGAGTGCGATAGAGTGCTAATAACTACACCAAGACGATGTGGAAAATCAACAAACATATTTACTCTGAAAAAGTTTGTAGAAATAGAGGTGAACAAAAATGGGGATCCTATTAATTTGCAGGTAGAAAATGGAACTAGATTTCTGAGTGAGCAGCAGATGTCgagaaatttcagtttattcacagacaaaaaaattttcacaatcggcaaagaaaagagaaaaattttccataaaacttttttttctaaacaTTTTGGAAAATATCCTGTGATACATAttaattttagaaatattgttGGAGATACTTATGAAGAAGTTTTGGGATCACTAAGGACATCTATTTATACTACATTCATGGAGCACAAGTATCTTATAAGTAGTAGGCTTTGGGATTGTTATTACAGCAAAGccacttttgaaaaatatatagattTTGAACAATATGATAAAGTACCAGAGGAGAAGTTAAAAAACTCCTTAAGGTATCTCACCGAATTATTATGTGTTCATTTCAACACTGGGAGTAAAGTGTATGTTTTAATTGATGATCTAGATGAACCAATAACAAACATTATATACAACAGTAATTTTAATGATTATGATTTTAAGAGAATTGTACTATTCATTAAAACACTCCTATCCAATTTAATGAAAGATAATCCATATGTTGAGAGAGTTTTGGCTATGGGCACTCACCATTACTCCTATATGTTAATCTCCGAAAGCAATACCATTCATAAGCCATACCTTCACAGTGACAGCCTCTGTAGTTATTTTGGTTTCACCACCACAGAAGTAGAAAGACTTTTGGGTGATTTTGACCTTTCAGATACTTTCAATGAGGTCAAAGTTTGGTATAATAGTTATGGTATGAATTTAACAGATGGTGATATAGTGGAAATGTATAATAATTGGTCAGTGTTGCAGTACCTGTATGAAAAGGACCTGAAGAAGTACATTTCATTGGGAAATTTTAACAGAATAAAAACTGTATTGACTCGAAAGGCATATGCAGATAAAATAGAAGTACTTATGTCACGCAAGATGATAACAATCAAATATAAAGATAGGTTGAATTTCGAAGATGTTTTGACTCTGAAAAGAATTTTCAATGAACCAAATTTTGAACTGAAAGAGGAGGATATGGATTTattctttcagtttttatatGAAGCAGGTTTTTTGAACATGTTATCCCGGACAGAGGAATCTATAGAACTTGGAATACCAAATATAGAAATCTATTCTGATTATTGTAAAGCTTTTTTTTCGTTCAATTTCTTTAAAAGATATTACAATGTTACTGATGGTGCTCTAGATGCTTTTGTTGAGTCTATTAAAGCTCTCTCAAATATCAGGAATCAGGAGTCTTTTTTACAGTTGGCTAATAGTACCAAGAATTTGTTTCAAAATACTAAAGTCTTGccacaaaatgattttgaattgcAAGCTCTCATTCATCactttctaaaaaaatatttccggaATCTAAAAGGGGAAGCCTTGACTATGCCTAAAAGGTACTTGAAGTGTGATATTGGTTTGCCTGTTGATCATAAATTGGGTATTATCATTGAAGTAACCACATATGATAGAAGCACATCTCTGGATGCCCTTAACCAAATAACTTCCAATAAATTCAATGAGATATTAAATTTTGATGGACTAAATGATGAAGTTTATATGGGTTTACATCTAGGGGAAGatagaaaaataacaatttcatatCTAGTTAATACTGTGGATTTGACTTTAGCAGATACTGTTTGcagttcatga
- the LOC123676464 gene encoding uncharacterized protein LOC123676464 isoform X1, with the protein MGDSMEIDEIELDDNGFENDTVPVGDDKTIKRRSQIWKYFTPLSPVRAKCNLCRIIFSYKTSISNLKIHLQRKHQHIAVPGIKYKFIKPKLEPSQVIPRKIPRESNSNFTNKKWDILNVKVREENSQQEEENLHVEVLTPAPVKKFQESVQRDSFLFGASDFATIADKSWYVDKTLFIKATLRECDRVLITTPRRCGKSTNIFTLKKFVEIEVNKNGDPINLQVENGTRFLSEQQMSRNFSLFTDKKIFTIGKEKRKIFHKTFFSKHFGKYPVIHINFRNIVGDTYEEVLGSLRTSIYTTFMEHKYLISSRLWDCYYSKATFEKYIDFEQYDKVPEEKLKNSLRYLTELLCVHFNTGSKVYVLIDDLDEPITNIIYNSNFNDYDFKRIVLFIKTLLSNLMKDNPYVERVLAMGTHHYSYMLISESNTIHKPYLHSDSLCSYFGFTTTEVERLLGDFDLSDTFNEVKVWYNSYGMNLTDGDIVEMYNNWSVLQYLYEKDLKKYISLGNFNRIKTVLTRKAYADKIEVLMSRKMITIKYKDRLNFEDVLTLKRIFNEPNFELKEEDMDLFFQFLYEAGFLNMLSRTEESIELGIPNIEIYSDYCKAFFSFNFFKRYYNVTDGALDAFVESIKALSNIRNQESFLQLANSTKNLFQNTKVLPQNDFELQALIHHFLKKYFRNLKGEALTMPKRYLKCDIGLPVDHKLGIIIEVTTYDRSTSLDALNQITSNKFNEILNFDGLNDEVYMGLHLGEDRKITISYLVNTVDLTLADTVCSS; encoded by the exons ATGGGTGATTCTATGGAAATAGATGAAATAGAGTTGGATGATAATGGTTTTGAGAATGACACAGTTCCTGTAGGAGACGACAAAACAATTAAACGACGTTCacaaatatggaaatattttacTCCTTTAAGTCCAGTAAGAGCAAAATGCAATCTTTGCCGGATTATATTTTCCTACAAAACATCGATtagtaatttgaaaattcatctcCAAAGAAAACATCAACATATAGCTGTTCCCGGCATTAAGTATAAATTTATAAAACCAAAACTAGAACCATCTCAAGTTATACCGAGAAAAATACCTAGAGAGTCAAATTCAAACTTCACCAACAAAAAGTGGGACATTTTAAACGTTAAAGTGAGAGAGGAAAACTCACAACAAGAAGAGGAGAATCTTCATGTGGAGGTTCTAACACCAGCTCCCGTGAAAAAg TTTCAGGAATCAGTTCAGAGAGACAGTTTCCTATTTGGAGCCTCAGATTTTGCAACCATTGCTGATAAATCTTGGTATGTAGACAAGACCTTATTCATTAAAGCAACACTGAGAGAGTGCGATAGAGTGCTAATAACTACACCAAGACGATGTGGAAAATCAACAAACATATTTACTCTGAAAAAGTTTGTAGAAATAGAGGTGAACAAAAATGGGGATCCTATTAATTTGCAGGTAGAAAATGGAACTAGATTTCTGAGTGAGCAGCAGATGTCgagaaatttcagtttattcacagacaaaaaaattttcacaatcggcaaagaaaagagaaaaattttccataaaacttttttttctaaacaTTTTGGAAAATATCCTGTGATACATAttaattttagaaatattgttGGAGATACTTATGAAGAAGTTTTGGGATCACTAAGGACATCTATTTATACTACATTCATGGAGCACAAGTATCTTATAAGTAGTAGGCTTTGGGATTGTTATTACAGCAAAGccacttttgaaaaatatatagattTTGAACAATATGATAAAGTACCAGAGGAGAAGTTAAAAAACTCCTTAAGGTATCTCACCGAATTATTATGTGTTCATTTCAACACTGGGAGTAAAGTGTATGTTTTAATTGATGATCTAGATGAACCAATAACAAACATTATATACAACAGTAATTTTAATGATTATGATTTTAAGAGAATTGTACTATTCATTAAAACACTCCTATCCAATTTAATGAAAGATAATCCATATGTTGAGAGAGTTTTGGCTATGGGCACTCACCATTACTCCTATATGTTAATCTCCGAAAGCAATACCATTCATAAGCCATACCTTCACAGTGACAGCCTCTGTAGTTATTTTGGTTTCACCACCACAGAAGTAGAAAGACTTTTGGGTGATTTTGACCTTTCAGATACTTTCAATGAGGTCAAAGTTTGGTATAATAGTTATGGTATGAATTTAACAGATGGTGATATAGTGGAAATGTATAATAATTGGTCAGTGTTGCAGTACCTGTATGAAAAGGACCTGAAGAAGTACATTTCATTGGGAAATTTTAACAGAATAAAAACTGTATTGACTCGAAAGGCATATGCAGATAAAATAGAAGTACTTATGTCACGCAAGATGATAACAATCAAATATAAAGATAGGTTGAATTTCGAAGATGTTTTGACTCTGAAAAGAATTTTCAATGAACCAAATTTTGAACTGAAAGAGGAGGATATGGATTTattctttcagtttttatatGAAGCAGGTTTTTTGAACATGTTATCCCGGACAGAGGAATCTATAGAACTTGGAATACCAAATATAGAAATCTATTCTGATTATTGTAAAGCTTTTTTTTCGTTCAATTTCTTTAAAAGATATTACAATGTTACTGATGGTGCTCTAGATGCTTTTGTTGAGTCTATTAAAGCTCTCTCAAATATCAGGAATCAGGAGTCTTTTTTACAGTTGGCTAATAGTACCAAGAATTTGTTTCAAAATACTAAAGTCTTGccacaaaatgattttgaattgcAAGCTCTCATTCATCactttctaaaaaaatatttccggaATCTAAAAGGGGAAGCCTTGACTATGCCTAAAAGGTACTTGAAGTGTGATATTGGTTTGCCTGTTGATCATAAATTGGGTATTATCATTGAAGTAACCACATATGATAGAAGCACATCTCTGGATGCCCTTAACCAAATAACTTCCAATAAATTCAATGAGATATTAAATTTTGATGGACTAAATGATGAAGTTTATATGGGTTTACATCTAGGGGAAGatagaaaaataacaatttcatatCTAGTTAATACTGTGGATTTGACTTTAGCAGATACTGTTTGcagttcatga
- the LOC123676466 gene encoding myb/SANT-like DNA-binding domain-containing protein 3 translates to MSASKRKRGCNYTAEETNKLLDLVQQYQSAIDDKRTNTIYLTQKKEAWEKVSSAYNAVATSGIRTVEQLKTLYDNMKQKAKKSLAEHNKKELMRYNAEILSQHVKEEQFTTALEHEKTDKAQWVKTDGGNWCLNITPQEQEIAAIIKDQVTPLSNNCDGVSKKKNVKKRLINYKELYFKRKCQNAYLQKTKILQDIKLRQKEYLMLKKEHNLKLEILQKEYDEKFK, encoded by the exons ATGAGTGcctcaaaaagaaaaaggggaTGTAATTACACGGCGGAAGAGACAAATAAACTTTTGGACCTTGTTCAACA GTATCAGTCTGCTATAGATGATAAACGAACAAATACTATATATTTAACCCAAAAGAAAGAAGCGTGGGAAAAAGTTTCTTCTGCTTATAATGCTGTCGCCACAAGTGGAATCAGGACTGTTGAACAGCTCAAAACCTTGTATGATAACATGAAGCAGAAAGCCAAAAAATCCTTAGCGGAACATAAT aaaaaagaatTAATGAGGTACAATGCTGAGATCTTGTCACAACATGTAAAGGAAGAACAGTTTACAACAGCTCTAGAACATGAAAAAACTGATAAG GCTCAATGGGTTAAAACTGATGGTGGCAATTGGTGCCTCAATATTACGCCACAAGAACAGGAAATTGCAGCAATTATCAAGGACCAGGTGACACCTTTATCCAACAACTGTGATGGTGTTTCTAAGAAGAAAAACGTTAAGAAGAGACTTATTAATTATAAGGaattatattttaaaagaaaGTGCCAAAATGCATATCTgcaaaaaaccaaaattttgCAGGATATAAAATTACGGCAGAAAGAATATTTAATGTTAAAGAAGGAGCATAATTTGAAGCTAGAAATCCTACAAAAAGAATACGatgagaaattcaaatga